One segment of Pleuronectes platessa chromosome 21, fPlePla1.1, whole genome shotgun sequence DNA contains the following:
- the tomm22 gene encoding mitochondrial import receptor subunit TOM22 homolog — protein MPTIEELSPDAGPVSIRPPENEIDDDEDEDFDETLVERLWGLTEMFPDTVRSAAEVSAQCSVSLAKQFYSFSRSALWMGTTSFMILVLPVVFETERLQLEQQQLQQQRQILLGPNTGMSGGMPGMMPPAPGKM, from the exons ATGCCCACAATCGAAGAGCTGTCCCCAGATGCGGGCCCGGTGTCGATCCGACCCCCCGAGAACGAGATCGAcgacgatgaagatgaagac TTTGATGAGACCCTGGTGGAGAGGCTGTGGGGCCTGACGGAGATGTTTCCAGACACGGTGCGTTCAGCTGCCGAGGTGTCGGCCCAGTGCTCCGTCTCACTGGCCAAGCAGTTTTACAG TTTTTCCCGCTCTGCGCTCTGGATGGGCACCACTTCCTTTATGATCCTGGTGTTGCCTGTGGTGTTTGAGACGGAAAGActacagctggagcagcagcagttacagcagcagagacag ATCCTTCTAGGACCCAACACTGGGATGTCTGGAGGGATGCCCGGCATGATGCCGCCTGCACCTGGCAAGATGTGA